TCAGTCCCGCCCTGCCGGTGCGCCCGATGCGGTGGACATAGGTTTCAGGGATGTTGGGCAATTCGAAGTTGATGACGTGGGATAGCTCTTCAATGTCCAGGCCCCTCGCGGCGATGTCCGTGGCGACCAGCACCCGCGTATCACCTTTTTTAAAATTGCCCAGTGCCCGCTGCCGCGCTCCCTGGGACTTGTTGCCGTGGATCGCCTCGGCGCGGATGCCGGCTTTGACCAGGCCTTCGGCCACCTTGTTGGCCCCGTGCTTGGTGCGCGTGAAGACCAGGGCCGATTCAACGGATGCGTCCTCCAGGAGCCGCACGAGGAGCTTTGTCTTGTCTTTGCCCCCGACGAAATAGACCGACTGATCGATGGCCTCCACCGGTGATGAAACCGGCGTCACCGCGACCTTTTCAGGATTTACCAGGATCGTCTCGGCGAGCTTTGATATCGCCGGCGGCATGGTCGCGGAAAAAAAGAGCGACTGTCTCCGGGCGGGCAGCTTCGCGATTATTTTTTTAACATCGTGGATGAATCCCATGTCTAGCATCCGGTCGGCTTCGTCAAGGACGAACTGCTCTATCCGGTTAAGGCTGACCTGGTTCTGGTTCATGAGGTCGAGAAGCCTGCCGGGGGTCGCCACCAGTATGTGCACTCCCGCCCGCAGGGCGTCGGTCTGCGATTTCTGCGACACGCCGCCGAAAATAACAGTGTGTTTGAGTCCCGTGTGCCGTCCGTAACTGGCGATGCTTTCGCCGATTTGAATGGCCAGCTCCCTGGTCGGGGTCAGTATCAGGGTCTTGATGGCACGGGGCCCCTTGGATTTGGCCAGGTCCCCGTGCAGCAGCTGCAGCAGAGGTATGGCGAAAGCCGCCGTTTTGCCCGTCCCGGTCTGGGCGCAGCCGAGGAGGTCTTTCCTTTTCAGTATGATGGGGATCGCCTGGCGCTGGATAGGCGTCGGTGTCGTGTATCCTTCGGTTTGTAATGCCTTCATGATAGGCGCGATGAGATGTAAGTCTTCAAATGACATGTTATAATTTTCTCCTTTGATAAAAGCCGGCTGAAACGTAAGAGGGGTTGAAACAGCGGGATAATATACAGTTTTAGACATTATGCGCCGCTCATCTCTTTTGTCAATGATTATATGATGAGTGGTCGCGCTGCGATCAATTGCCTGTAATAACTGCTTTACCGTTCGAGAAAGGCGATGACCTGTTCGGCGAGCTCTTCCTTTTCAAGGTCGGCGGTGATGGCGTGATTGCTCTTCTTTAATAAAAGCTTTTCTTTTTTTGTGGCCGCCATGCGGGAATAGATGTGCTCCATCGAGTCCGGGGGTATCACCTGGTCCCCTGCCGACTGGACGACAAGGGCCTCCGCCTCGATGAGGGGAAGGGCCTTCATGGCTCTTTTTATGAGCCTGAAAAGGTGCCACGACTGCTTGATGGGCGTTCCCTGGCTGTAGCACTCGTGAACGCGCCGGGCCTCTTCCGACGCGAGGCCCCTGGTGACGTCTTCCTGCCACAGTATTTTCACGAAGGTTCCTATGAGCGGCGCCAGGTAGATGCTTTTTTCCTTCAGCGTCCGGGGCACTGAGAGGAGGACGATTTTTTTCACGGGATGGTCCCGGGCGAGGAGGAGGGTCAGGATTCCGCCCATGGAGAGGCCCACGACGGAGACCTCGCGGCAATGGCTTGAAAGCTCCACCAGGGCTTCCCGGGCGGCGGTGAGCCAGTCCCTTCCCGTGACGCGGGTCAGGTCCTTGATCACGGTGCCATGGCCGGGGAGACGCGGGATGCTGATGGAATAGCCCCGGGCGGAGATCCGCTCTCCCAGGTATTTCATTTCAGAGGGGGAGCCCTTGAAGCCGTGGAGGAGCAGGACGCCCCGGTCGGGGCTGGTGATCCTCACCAGGGCCCGGGAGTTTTTCATGATGGGAGGTATGGTTTTCTCTTTCATGAGGTGCCTGCCTGACCGGATGGTCACATATTCAGGAACAATCCGACGTATTCCATGCCGAGAAGGAGCCCCATGGTCACGATGAGCGCCCATAGAACGATGCCGGCCGTGACCCAGAGGAGGATCTTCCCGGGCCGCGCGCTCAGGGCCAGGCCGATGAGGGCGGCCTGGGGTGCCCCGGGCATGACCGGGGCGATGAGGCCCAGGCCGGCCATGCCGTATTTCTGGAATATGGCGCCGGCCTTTCCGCTCCTGGTCTTCTCGAGCCACGCGGGATATTTGCGCAGCAGGTAATCCTGGATCGGCTTGCCCATGAGGAGGACCAGTACCACGGCGATCTCAGCTCCCGCGGCGGTGATGAGGCCCGCCGCCACCGCGTGGTATTTGAAGGCCAGGGCCGCTGGAAATCCCCCCCAGAAAAAAACCGCGCCGAGGGACATGATGGAGATTATCTGCGCCGCGGTTTTCATTTATAGTTCTCCGAGCTCAGGGTGATGCTTTTCCGTCCCGCCGCTGTGGATTCGCAGGCCAGGTACAGTTCGTCGTTATCGTAGCCGCATTCAAGGGAATCCCCGGTGGAGGAGGCGTTATATCCGCCGGTTCCGATAAGGGCTTCCCGGGGCAGGAATATCCTTGTTTCACCCTTCGCCGGGTCGTGGTCCCATTCGATGCGCACCTGGATCGCGCCGGTATCCTTCCTCGACACCGTGAAGGAGACCGGCGTTCCGGCGATCCTCTGCGCGTAGGGCCTGATCCGGTAGTTGGCCCGCAGGGCGCCAAGGTTGTCCACGACGCTCAGGTTCTCGTCGTTGAATCCGTCAAAGGTGTCCGGCTTCCAGCCGGGGGTGTAGTTCCACTGGGTGCCGGAGGCGTGGTTGGCGTCCAGCCAGGCATAGAAGAGGTCCATGTATTTCGCGCCGCCGCCGGCCGTGGCGTTGACGCCGAATTCCCCCCACAGTATGGGCACGTTCCACGCGTCGGATTTTTTCTTTTGCTTGTTGAGGGCGCTGTCCGGCGAAGTGCCGAACCACGCGTTGAAGACGATGATGCTCCCGTCGTAGTAATGGGGCGCGTAGGCGTAGTTGCCGAAGGACATCTTCGGCAGCTCCGAGGCGTTGCCCGCGCTGATGAGGGCGTGGGGGCAGAGGAAGAGCACCGAGTCGGGATCGTTCTTCCGGATGATCTTCGCGGCGTCTTCGTACAGGACGGCGATCTCCTTGACCTCGTCGCCCCACGGCTCGTTGAGAATATCATAGCCGAGCACCGCCGGGTTGCTCCCGAAATGGGCGCTCACGGCGTCCATCATCTTTAAAAACCTGGTGCGCACGCCGTACTTGTCCCTGTAGAAGCGGTTCCAGCAGGTGTGCATGTCGAAATCCCAGATCATCTGGGCCCCCCAGATCTTGCAGCTGCTGTCGTTGCGGGGGGTGTCCTTCGATACTTCTGCGGGAACGGCCCATTCGGGGAAGCCCTCGCCGCAGCCGTTGACCTGGTAGCGCGAGAACGCGTCCTGGTGAAAGTCGATGATGACCTTGATGCCCCGCTCCCCGGCCCAGGACACCACCCGGGTGATATAATCGAGGTATTCGCTGTTGTACGATCCCATGACCGGCTCAAAGGCCTCCCAGGTGAACAGGAGCCTGATGACGTTGACGCCCCAGCCGGGCAGGGGATCAAGGAGTTTCGCTTCCTTTATTGGCATGAAGTCCGGCACCTTGGCGTCGCCGGCCACGTTGAGGCCGCGGTAGAGGACGACACCGCCGCGGTCATCGACAAAATATTTCCCGCTGGCCTTGACGGTCTGGCTTGTCACGGTTGTCGTGTCGCATGAGAGGTAGGCTGCCATGGACAGCGATAAGGAAAAAAGAATAAGTCGGCGTATCTGTTTTTTCATGGCTGATTCTCCAGGATGATTTCAAATGGCGCGGCATAGCCATCAATCGGATCATGAATCAATGGATACCATGAGTATCACTTTAAATCGACTTATCCGCTGAGTTGAGACTCTTTTTTTCGGGATGCTACAGCTTCTTCCTGTATTGCGTCGGGGTCAGGCCGGTAAATTCCTTGAATATCCTGTTGAAGGTCGCCTTTGAATTGAAGCCGGTATCAAAGGCTATGCGCAATACGGTCTTTTCCCTGCTGGCTTCATCAGCCATCATCCGCCGGGCCTCCTCTATCCTGAATCCATTGACGTACATGAAAAAGTTCTGGTTGTATTTTTCGCTCAAAATCTGGGTCAGGTGATGACGCTTGATCTGGAGGGCCCGGGCGACGTCGTCAATGCGGAGCTCCGGGTCAAGGTACGGTTTCTTATCGTCCATGTAGGCCTCCAGCATCGCCGAATACTCGTCGACGCTCGATTGCTTCAATCCCGACCGGTCATATTTTCTCCTCAGCAGGTTCAGAATAAATATCCTTCTGCTGTCGGCGTCGGTGCTGTAACTGGAAAAGAGGAGCATGATGATGATGAAGCTGAAAAAGAGGACGTTGCGGAGTATGTTCCCGATGCCGAGGCCGGTGAAGAGAGCCAGGCCGGCCACCTGGGTGAGCATCATCAGGCCTATGACGCCCAGCGATATCCAGAAGGGGAAGCGGATGAGGGTCGACGAGAAGATGATCACGAAGAGCGATCCCAGGGGCAGGTCATAGCCCGCCGCGTTGACCCCGATGACGTCGATGGCCACGACAGAGGCGTTCACGATGATCATCGACGCTGAAACCATGGCGTAGGTCATCCGCACGTCGCCGGCGCGCCTGGCCAGGAAGACAAGGGGAACGATGACTGCGGCGGTCAGGGCCCGCACGATCCAAGCCCGCACGGCCGCGGGGAAGGGGAAGGCGATATAATCAAGGATGGTAAAGAGGAGAAACGCGGACATGCCGATGATGAGCACCCTGTTTGACACGATCAGGCGCGTGCTCGCGTGGTGCAGGATGTACCGCTTTTCAAGCTCGTCGGGGAATTTTAAAACCGGCGAGTCATTGTCCAGCCTGGCTGCGAGCTGTTGCAGATCATGGTCGTCCATAGGGTCCCATCGGGTCATGCCGTATCGTGTATATAGAGAATCCCCCTGACCGTGGAAGTGTCAAGTTATTTTGAAGGTGCCTCCGATCCCGGCTGCAGGGGAAACCTTTTCCCGGTCCCGGGAAATAATAATTGCCATTATCACGGGATTGCTATATATGAAGATTCGTGGCTTATCATGTCCCGGGGGTGCCTGCATGATTGTAACTGTCCTGATCGGAATTGCCATACTCGCCGCCGCTTTATTCATCATCGCAATCGTCTACGGCAATGTCCGCAAGCTCCCGCCTTCACGGAAAGCCGTGGTGAAGGGCGACGCCTTCCCCGAAGGGTTCCTCTGGGCCACGGGGGAGGACGCCTACCAGCATGAGGGCGGCAATTGCAACAACGACTGGTTCCAATGGGAGTCCGGGACGCCGTCTCCCATCGAGAACGGCGATACCTGCGGCGCCTCCGTCGATTTCTTCAACCGCTACGAGGAGGATTTTTCCCGCGCGAAAAGCGACGGCCAGAACGCGCACCGCATCGGCATCGAGTGGAGCCGCGTCGAGCCGGAGCGGGGACGCTACGATGAAAAAGCGTGGGACCATTACGGCGCCATGCTGGCCTCTCTTAAGGAGAAGGGCTTCACCGTGTTCCTGAATCTCTGGCACTTCACCCTGCCCCTCTGGGCGGCGGACCTGGGCGGGTGGGAGAGCGGGGCGGTCATGGAACGCTGGCGCGCCTACGTGAGGGAGTGCGCCCTCCGCTTCGGCCGTTACGTCGACTTCTGGAGCACCATGATCGACGCCCAGATCTACGCCCTGGCGGGGTACGGCCTCGGCGAGATCCCGCCGAACAGAGCGGACATCGCCCTGGCGGTAAAAATATACGGCATCCTTATCCATGCCCACGCCGAGGCCTATCACATCATCAAGGAGCATGCCGAAACGCCGCCGGGAGGAAACGCGGCTGGGCCCCGCGTCGGCATGATCTACTTTTTCTTCCATTATCGGGCCAAGAGCTTTTTCCTCGACCGGGTCGTG
Above is a genomic segment from Spirochaetota bacterium containing:
- a CDS encoding DEAD/DEAH box helicase, with protein sequence MSFEDLHLIAPIMKALQTEGYTTPTPIQRQAIPIILKRKDLLGCAQTGTGKTAAFAIPLLQLLHGDLAKSKGPRAIKTLILTPTRELAIQIGESIASYGRHTGLKHTVIFGGVSQKSQTDALRAGVHILVATPGRLLDLMNQNQVSLNRIEQFVLDEADRMLDMGFIHDVKKIIAKLPARRQSLFFSATMPPAISKLAETILVNPEKVAVTPVSSPVEAIDQSVYFVGGKDKTKLLVRLLEDASVESALVFTRTKHGANKVAEGLVKAGIRAEAIHGNKSQGARQRALGNFKKGDTRVLVATDIAARGLDIEELSHVINFELPNIPETYVHRIGRTGRAGLSGVALSFCDEEEKPFLADIQKLIARKIPVVEGHPYPLIERGPSARQDGGNNSSVRKTGAPANRKPRAKSYTARKDRAPSPRPAIKRYTGVYQPRNEE
- a CDS encoding AraC family transcriptional regulator, with translation MDDHDLQQLAARLDNDSPVLKFPDELEKRYILHHASTRLIVSNRVLIIGMSAFLLFTILDYIAFPFPAAVRAWIVRALTAAVIVPLVFLARRAGDVRMTYAMVSASMIIVNASVVAIDVIGVNAAGYDLPLGSLFVIIFSSTLIRFPFWISLGVIGLMMLTQVAGLALFTGLGIGNILRNVLFFSFIIIMLLFSSYSTDADSRRIFILNLLRRKYDRSGLKQSSVDEYSAMLEAYMDDKKPYLDPELRIDDVARALQIKRHHLTQILSEKYNQNFFMYVNGFRIEEARRMMADEASREKTVLRIAFDTGFNSKATFNRIFKEFTGLTPTQYRKKL
- a CDS encoding alpha/beta fold hydrolase, whose protein sequence is MKEKTIPPIMKNSRALVRITSPDRGVLLLHGFKGSPSEMKYLGERISARGYSISIPRLPGHGTVIKDLTRVTGRDWLTAAREALVELSSHCREVSVVGLSMGGILTLLLARDHPVKKIVLLSVPRTLKEKSIYLAPLIGTFVKILWQEDVTRGLASEEARRVHECYSQGTPIKQSWHLFRLIKRAMKALPLIEAEALVVQSAGDQVIPPDSMEHIYSRMAATKKEKLLLKKSNHAITADLEKEELAEQVIAFLER
- a CDS encoding cellulase family glycosylhydrolase: MKKQIRRLILFSLSLSMAAYLSCDTTTVTSQTVKASGKYFVDDRGGVVLYRGLNVAGDAKVPDFMPIKEAKLLDPLPGWGVNVIRLLFTWEAFEPVMGSYNSEYLDYITRVVSWAGERGIKVIIDFHQDAFSRYQVNGCGEGFPEWAVPAEVSKDTPRNDSSCKIWGAQMIWDFDMHTCWNRFYRDKYGVRTRFLKMMDAVSAHFGSNPAVLGYDILNEPWGDEVKEIAVLYEDAAKIIRKNDPDSVLFLCPHALISAGNASELPKMSFGNYAYAPHYYDGSIIVFNAWFGTSPDSALNKQKKKSDAWNVPILWGEFGVNATAGGGAKYMDLFYAWLDANHASGTQWNYTPGWKPDTFDGFNDENLSVVDNLGALRANYRIRPYAQRIAGTPVSFTVSRKDTGAIQVRIEWDHDPAKGETRIFLPREALIGTGGYNASSTGDSLECGYDNDELYLACESTAAGRKSITLSSENYK
- a CDS encoding small multi-drug export protein, yielding MKTAAQIISIMSLGAVFFWGGFPAALAFKYHAVAAGLITAAGAEIAVVLVLLMGKPIQDYLLRKYPAWLEKTRSGKAGAIFQKYGMAGLGLIAPVMPGAPQAALIGLALSARPGKILLWVTAGIVLWALIVTMGLLLGMEYVGLFLNM
- a CDS encoding glycoside hydrolase family 1 protein, giving the protein MIVTVLIGIAILAAALFIIAIVYGNVRKLPPSRKAVVKGDAFPEGFLWATGEDAYQHEGGNCNNDWFQWESGTPSPIENGDTCGASVDFFNRYEEDFSRAKSDGQNAHRIGIEWSRVEPERGRYDEKAWDHYGAMLASLKEKGFTVFLNLWHFTLPLWAADLGGWESGAVMERWRAYVRECALRFGRYVDFWSTMIDAQIYALAGYGLGEIPPNRADIALAVKIYGILIHAHAEAYHIIKEHAETPPGGNAAGPRVGMIYFFFHYRAKSFFLDRVVAGQTDRIFNWNFLDAIHSGVIDIGILLGPSLREKDDRLKGTLDWLGVNYYTREILSFNPFKPGMVNRTSYPHYPVTDMGWEIYPEGLYHVCREAARRYPGVPMMITECGLADAKDDRRPGYILDHLAWTLRLIEEGCPVIGFTYWSLTDNWEWAKGFGPKFGLYRVDMKSFAREETRSARIYRFIADNNRLPDNEELRAL